The following are from one region of the Bradyrhizobium septentrionale genome:
- a CDS encoding DUF3617 family protein gives MNFRGGIARSLLIAMIVSVPSLMAHAQTPSPQPANGRAVAVQPGEGDQSFSGPSFRKGLWRFVRTLDVVRTANKNFKYRVLNAETTRCVDPTHAMKATFASGPVGSCVSDKPEKVGNQYTFGHRCDYMGTVSTVITVRSDEAYTELNEVSTGEHPRTDTVVATRIGDCDDGSAAKSDKSAAAALQH, from the coding sequence ATGAACTTCCGTGGTGGCATTGCACGTTCGCTCCTCATCGCGATGATCGTCTCGGTGCCGTCCCTGATGGCGCACGCACAGACGCCGTCGCCTCAACCGGCGAACGGCCGGGCAGTGGCGGTGCAGCCCGGCGAGGGCGATCAATCCTTTTCCGGCCCGAGCTTCCGCAAGGGCCTGTGGCGCTTCGTGCGGACGCTCGATGTCGTCAGGACCGCCAACAAGAACTTCAAGTATCGGGTGCTCAACGCGGAAACCACGCGCTGTGTCGACCCGACCCACGCCATGAAGGCGACCTTTGCGTCAGGACCGGTCGGAAGCTGCGTTTCGGACAAGCCGGAGAAGGTCGGCAATCAATACACCTTCGGGCACCGCTGCGATTACATGGGCACGGTCAGCACCGTCATTACCGTGCGTAGCGACGAGGCCTATACCGAGCTGAACGAGGTGAGCACCGGCGAGCACCCCAGGACCGACACGGTGGTCGCGACGAGGATTGGCGATTGCGACGATGGGAGCGCGGCCAAATCTGATAAGTCTGCAGCGGCGGCTTTGCAGCACTAG
- a CDS encoding DUF3617 domain-containing protein has protein sequence MTSREGFGPSKVFACTLGVVTALSVFVLASPSAVAEEGFSGPTFRKGMWRFVRTLEIATSSNVRQKLLEREMTRCVDPTQAMKATFSSPSVGNCHSSRPEKINNKYVFSNRCDYLGPVSTVITVLSDEAYTEVNKTNVGQAPRTDRVVARRISDCHEDRASLGQPAAEPGEVLQQDSAEGEPL, from the coding sequence ATGACATCGCGTGAGGGCTTCGGGCCGTCGAAGGTCTTCGCATGCACGCTTGGCGTCGTGACCGCGCTTTCCGTGTTCGTGCTTGCCTCTCCGAGCGCCGTGGCGGAGGAGGGATTCAGCGGGCCGACCTTCCGAAAAGGGATGTGGCGCTTCGTGCGGACGCTGGAGATCGCTACGTCCTCGAACGTCCGGCAAAAGCTGCTCGAGCGCGAAATGACGCGCTGTGTCGATCCAACCCAGGCGATGAAGGCGACCTTCTCATCTCCATCAGTTGGAAATTGCCACTCCTCGCGGCCGGAGAAGATCAACAACAAATACGTCTTCTCCAACAGATGCGACTATCTGGGGCCGGTCAGCACCGTCATCACGGTTCTCAGCGACGAGGCCTATACCGAGGTCAACAAGACCAACGTTGGTCAGGCACCGCGGACCGATCGCGTGGTTGCCCGCCGGATCAGCGATTGCCATGAGGACCGGGCTTCGCTCGGCCAGCCGGCCGCAGAACCGGGTGAGGTGCTGCAGCAGG
- a CDS encoding SDR family NAD(P)-dependent oxidoreductase — protein MPRLEGKTALVTGAATGIGRATAALLALSGARVVLFGLGDAELQAAAAECGGQAIHGDVTRPDDIARAVAACGAWLDIVVNAAGLIVPDQPASVSDKVWARTLDVNLTGTMRVCRASLLRQRGGAIVNIASVAAFNASPDSASYAASKAAVVAYTRSLAYAHGADGIRANAVAPGWVRTPMSAHEMQLLADQNGTTADAEFRGVERRIALGRMAEPAEIAACCLFLASDEASFVTGAVLVADGGGRSPTQNRAV, from the coding sequence ATGCCGCGGCTGGAGGGAAAGACGGCGCTGGTGACGGGCGCAGCCACGGGGATCGGCCGGGCCACCGCGGCGCTGCTGGCGTTGAGCGGCGCGCGCGTCGTGCTGTTCGGCCTCGGCGACGCCGAGCTTCAGGCCGCTGCGGCCGAGTGCGGCGGGCAGGCGATCCATGGCGACGTCACCCGGCCGGACGACATTGCCAGGGCCGTCGCCGCCTGCGGCGCATGGCTCGACATCGTCGTCAATGCCGCCGGCCTGATCGTGCCGGATCAGCCCGCAAGCGTCTCCGACAAGGTCTGGGCCAGGACGCTCGACGTCAACCTCACGGGGACCATGCGGGTCTGTCGCGCATCGCTGCTGCGGCAGCGCGGCGGAGCGATCGTGAACATCGCCTCGGTTGCCGCGTTCAATGCCAGCCCGGATAGCGCAAGCTACGCGGCCAGCAAGGCGGCGGTCGTCGCCTATACGCGCTCGCTGGCCTATGCTCACGGTGCCGACGGCATCCGCGCCAATGCCGTGGCGCCGGGCTGGGTGCGGACGCCGATGAGCGCCCATGAAATGCAGCTGCTTGCGGACCAGAATGGCACCACCGCCGATGCCGAGTTCCGCGGCGTCGAACGGCGGATCGCGCTGGGGCGGATGGCCGAGCCCGCCGAGATCGCCGCGTGCTGCCTGTTCCTGGCCTCCGACGAGGCGTCGTTCGTGACCGGAGCGGTTCTGGTTGCCGATGGCGGCGGCCGCTCGCCGACCCAGAACCGCGCGGTCTAG